In Coffea arabica cultivar ET-39 chromosome 9e, Coffea Arabica ET-39 HiFi, whole genome shotgun sequence, the genomic window ttatgcAACTCGCGAAAAAATTGGGTGTTTATCAATAATGTTTTTTATTTAGGTTTCTGAGGAGAGGCTCATATCATTGCTTGAGCAAATCAACACTCAAACCACTAAACAGACAAAAGTTACGGTAAGTCAGAACTTCTCTTTTTGGCTTTTATGTCAGTCATGATTGGAATGTCGTTTGTACCTTTTCTATTTCTCAGATTCAGAGACGTCGGAGTGTTCTTGAAGACGATGATTAGCATGTCTGCAGCCTTGGATTCTTATGCCCCATCCTTCCGCTTGGTTTTCCTGCCATGTTACCTGGTAGCATTTCAATCTTATGCCTACTCTGCCCTGGTTTTCCAGTCTGGTTGTTGTAAATTTGAATAGATCTAGAATATTATTGTCCAAGTTGAGAGAGTaatatttgtcattttaaatCTTTAATCTGAGTGCCTCTTGTACTTAGATTGTCGAGTCTCCAGTGAACTATTTGCACCTCGACATGGATGTATAAACATATGTCACCAGTTTCACTTGTGATTCGTTGCACTTGCAATGGGGAGGTTGGGAATCAGATGCTTCAGCATCAAATGATATCCGAGGCAGATTTTCATGCTAAATACTGGTATTTTTCCCAGTTTGTGCTGAAATAGTTCTCGAAACTAAGGAATAGGGCTCAATGCCTTCGTTTATGTGAAGATGCCCTGGATGTAAAAAGGTTGTTCTCTTCTCGGACCTCGCCATTTTCCCAAAAATATGTCCTTTACTAGGCACTGGGCGTTCTTGCATAAAAACCAAATGTAGAttttgaaataacaaaaaatcaaatGTAGATCTTGACGCaacaaaaaatgattttgaaatAACAAGATATAGAGACAACAAAGTTTGTCACTCGTTAATATTGCATGCAGTAACTAGAGCTCTTAATTGAATCGGGTAGCTCGCGAGTTGAGCTTGACCCAGCTCGATAAGAGCTCGACTTGGCTCATTTACTAAGAAAAAAGAGCCGAGCTCAAGTTGTATATATACTCGTCTATTAAACGAGCCGAGCTATGCTCGACTCGTTAACAGCTTGATAGGCTCGAATAGTAGGGGTATTATTGTAATTTCATTTTGTATCTAATAGTTTTAACTCGGCTCGTTAACAGCTTGATAGGCTCGAATAGTAGGGGTATTATTGTAATTTCATTTTGTATCTAATAGTTTTACCCTCTTTCCTTTTCTCGATTAGGGTTCGACTCAGTTCGTTAAGCTCGGTTCGattttgagctcgagttcgagttttcAGCCGAGTTTGACAAGTCAATCTCGAACGGCTTTTGAAACTCGAATTGCTAATCGAGCGAATTCGAGCTAACTCGATTGGAGGTTCGAGTTGAACTCAATTATCAtgtgctcgagctcgactcagcTCGATTAACAGTTCTAGCAGTAACATAATTAAAGCAGCAAATGTGGATTCTTGaatagtaataatatattatgtatacaGGAAAATGTTAATCATACTCTAAAATTTGTCATTCTCACAACACTTCGAGTTCGGACAATTATAGCCACCTCTGTTGAGGTTTGGAAAATTACAAGAAACCTCTTCTAGAAAGCATGTCTTGGTAACAAATTGGTGATGtaagcataaaaaaaaatttcaatgaaTATTCCATATAACCTCTCTGTGatgtataaaataaattaaatgctaAAAAAATCAACTATCACTATTATGCGTTAAGTGAAAATTTCAAGTTAGTTTTTCACAGAAAAATTTAAGTCATGTTTTGAAAGCATCCTTTTTCCGGTATTTTGGACATTTTTTTCGCTTAAGTAATTTTTGACGATACTTATTttaataaatgcattcctaatTGGTTGGTTGCCTTTTTATAAATTGATTAAGAAATCTAGTCAGAAGAATTGGGAATGAAGTATAATGTACGAGATAAGATGACATTAGAGTTTTAGGATAAAGAAACATTACCAAAAAAggatttttgttttctctttcaaactcatttttcactcaaattttgtaaagtttgtgaaggTTATCATAGTCTTTTCATAACATCAAGAGAGgtgtaagtgtaatttttcaaatttcaaggGAGGGAGCCATAAATGCCAAAAACCTTAGAGGAGGTTTCTAAATTATGCTTTCTTTTTTGTTGCTCTTTAAAACTTACCATTCTATAGGTGAAAAAAAGGGTTGGGGTTGGTTAAATATATTTCCCGAAATAACTTAATCCTTTTTATTATGCGTTAGTAATGCTAAAGCAGCAGTCATATTTATATCATTTGTGGATGCAGCTAACTTCCCATAAGGTAGTtgtatgatttttcaaagtaaagGGCCCTTGACTTCCCATGAGATAGTTGTATGATTTTCCAAGGTAAAAGGCCCCCTGACCatttagaaatttaaaaaaaaaaaaatgctcctAGTTCCAATAGAAGGAACCCAAAAGAGGAGTGTGATTGTGTgaataataaattttggaaCGCCATTAACGCTGTCCTATATAAAACAcagttgagtttgtttggacaaatataatttagtttgcaaaatttattctcacaaatcccaatcacctttttatcttcccaatcacctttttatctcacatacatcacatcacaaaaagtgctacagtaaatatctcaaataaatcatccaaataaactcttatccaaacaaactcagttAATGGTTGGTTTGCTTGGATCAATTGGTCAGGCACTTGAAAGCGACGAGAGTGATTGGACAGGggattatttagaataattaataTATCACTTTTTTATGATAtaatgtatgtaaaataaaaaataattgaaaagataaaaaaacgTGTTGAATAGTAGGTTTTTGATGCgagtaaatatatatatgttttttttttgcaaattattTCTATTCCAACATGTTGGATTTATTACTTTGcgggaagaaaagagagaaccaAACTAGTGTAATACCGCtgctttaaaaaagaaaaaaactagtGTAATACCATCGGTTGAAAAAAAACAAGCATGCCCTGCAAAACAGGGTGCACAATGTTAATACACTTCAATGCACTTTTTAGTCACCATTCCCTTTTCCAACAcacttgattttattgaacAGGGCCAATACTTTGATATACACGGCAAAATAGCAAATTACACATTTATTTTTTGAGTCCACCTATGTTTGTTTTTTGAGTCTGTTTACAAAAAGCTATTGAAAATCACGAATATTTCTAAATGATAGATACAAATATGGAATAAGGTTGGTCCAtcctttagttatttttatctcTAATCGATTAGGTGTATTGTGCCGATTTTTTTGAGTAATATATCTGGAAATCTCTGTTAATACCTTATTAACACTATTTCGAACACAATCCATACATTCCAAAATCACCGTTACTCGTATATCTTTATCGTTGGTCATGAACCccttgaattttttatttactcATCTATTTTTATTCGATattaagaagaaaggaaaggaaaaaaaaatagaagcacCGTGCTATTTTTATTCTGATACCATGATTTTAACATTTTCAAGCATTTTGAGAACACTTCCTTGGTTTAGTGGTTTATGTGAAAGCTAACATTCTCCTATATTACCACAaatattgatatttttttttggaagcacACAAATATTGATGATTAATTAAAAGGCTTGCACAAGTTGATACTTGTATAATTTTAAGCTAACAGCCACTACAAGTATCAACCACTTCCTTGTTAAGTTTTTATTActgttgaaggaaaaatggttaTTGGTTCCACTTAAAAGGCTTACCGGTTGTCTTCGCAGTTACGAAACTGCTGAAATCCGTCCTTCAATCCATGGCGGAAAGCAGCCGCAGCGGTGGCGGCGGAGCTTTAGAGCTACCACCGGAGATAATCCACCATATCCTATCTTACCTCTCAGCCGAAGAATCAACAAGAGCGAGTTTACTATCGAAATCATGGTTAGGAGCGTGGCAAACACGCCCAAAGTTGGAATTCAATCCTAAGCTCTACTTCCACAAGAAACTCAAGCTACGCCGCACCTGGCTTCGGAGCAAAAAACAGATAACGAATATTTGCGAGGAGTTTTTCTGGCACGTGAAGAAAACCCTGAAGCCCTACCGCAAGCAGGGGATATGTATAGACACGTTGAATTTCAGGGTTGAAGGAGTCTTTTCGCTGTTGAACCCATTCGTCATGGAATGCACGAAGGTAGCCGCGCGAAACGGGTTGGAGGAATGCACGAAGGTAGCCGTGCAAAACGGGGTGAGGAATCTTGATTTTTCACTCCCAGACTGTGATTTGCCTGAAATTGTGTTTGGGGCTAAATCCCTAGTTGAATTGAGTGTTAGGGACGGTTATATCATGCCAATGTCAGTTGGGAAGATTATGTGTTCTGAGCTTAGAAAACTATGCCTTATAAAGGTAGATTTGGATGTAGAGATGTTTGATAATATAACTGAAAGCTGCCCTTTAATTGAAGTGTTAGAAGTTCGGTACATTGAGGGGTTTGATAATTTTAAGGTGACTAAGTTGAATAATCTTAAGGAACTTGCAGTTGGATTACTTGAAAATCAGTCGGTTATAGTTGATGCACCAGAGCTTGAGTCGCTCACTTGCATAGATGAGGAAAATGGTAATGAGGAATCGACTTGTTTGATTACTTTGACTGCCTCATGGTATCAGAATCTCAAGTGTTTACTGTTTACTGGGATTGGGATCGGCGACTCTTTCTTTATGGAATTTGCATATAAGTTTCCCAACCTTGAGGATTTGATAGTGAGATATTGTAGAGAATTGGAAAGCATCAAGATTTCAAGTCAGTCCCTCAAGAGGATACAGTTGATGGACAATAATAGGTTGGTAGAGGCACAGTTTGATGTTCCAaagattgtttcttttgaatatTGTAGTGGTCGCAGCATCGTACCCCGGTTTCATTTCGCAGCTGCATCCAGCGGTTGGACTTCTTACTTTTGTTTATCCAAGAGGGTTGATGTTAATAGTTCATGGTTTGTCAAATTGAGAGAATTATTAGCAAGTGTAATTCAGTCCAAAATTTCACTTGAGATTGACTTTGGATGCAGCATATCCTTTGATCTGGATGAGATTAGAAATATAGTAAAAACTcatgagcctcaagaggtgcaTGAGTTGGCTTTGCAATTTGATTGGATGTTCTCCTTAGAGAAGGGACTTTCAGCCCTTGATGGTCTTTTTTGGGTTTGTCGTCCTAAATATGTCTACGCACACTGGGATGATGACGTACGAGAGAATGAGGCAATGAAGTTTCTATATGAGACACTGATGTTCAGAAAAATTCAGGATAGgtttcatgattcacagctaAGTAAGATTTGGCTGCATGATTTAAAGGAAGTCAATGTTGAGGTCTTTGATATGGGTACATACGTGATAGTGGATAGAATTGTTTTTACTGAAAGGGGGATGAAGGAGCAGCAGCAGCAGGAAGATTTGGACTGGGAGAACTTTTTGAGTTTGTTGAGAAATAATGGGATTAGGGAAAGGATAGTTTGCTTCAAGTTGGAATTTAGAACACATGATATACCACAAGAAGTTAAAAGATTGAAAATGcagaatttgaagttggatCAACAACAGAAACTGTGAATGGTATGTTTTTAGGAATATTCTGTAAGTATGGTAATCTAGCTGAAGCTCTCTAGTTGAGGGTATTAGTTTATTGAGTTTATCTGTTCATTTGTGGTTGAGTTCATAATATAGCTGGACATGTTTCTCTTGATTCAGgtaccaaaattttggtgtttttAAAGGATGGAGAAGCTTATTGCTAGTGTAATTCACCATTAAGTGCAATAAGGTTTCACCTATTGCTTCAGTTATTTGGTGGAAATATTGTTTTTAAAATTGGTTTTGCAAAATATGCTGTTTTCACATATTGTGGTTTGTTTATTTTGTGGGTTGTTGAGTTCATTgcacttttttttgtttaacaTCACAGGTTACATGTCATCAAGAAGCATGGAGGAAGGGTTAGAGATTGCTAGGATTCAAGAAGGAATTTGCGGTGATGGTTATATTCTATCATACTTACATGAGCTGTTTAGGAAGTTGGACAAACCATGGCTAGTATTTCTTAATTTTTAACCAGTTGTTGGGAATATTGAAAATTATACTGATTTGGAGGTTTTGATTCATTTTGGAGTCTGTTTATGCTTTTACTTGATATTTTAAGGTTACAGGTACTACTATTTCATCTAAAGATCCAGTGCTGGTTGAACTGAAATAGCAACAGTTGAATCTAACTGGCAACCATTATCTGAATTTTTGAAGCCCATAGTGCTGATACTTTAGGTGCAACACATAATTGATCATATATAGTT contains:
- the LOC113710717 gene encoding uncharacterized protein, with the protein product MAESSRSGGGGALELPPEIIHHILSYLSAEESTRASLLSKSWLGAWQTRPKLEFNPKLYFHKKLKLRRTWLRSKKQITNICEEFFWHVKKTLKPYRKQGICIDTLNFRVEGVFSLLNPFVMECTKVAARNGLEECTKVAVQNGVRNLDFSLPDCDLPEIVFGAKSLVELSVRDGYIMPMSVGKIMCSELRKLCLIKVDLDVEMFDNITESCPLIEVLEVRYIEGFDNFKVTKLNNLKELAVGLLENQSVIVDAPELESLTCIDEENGNEESTCLITLTASWYQNLKCLLFTGIGIGDSFFMEFAYKFPNLEDLIVRYCRELESIKISSQSLKRIQLMDNNRLVEAQFDVPKIVSFEYCSGRSIVPRFHFAAASSGWTSYFCLSKRVDVNSSWFVKLRELLASVIQSKISLEIDFGCSISFDLDEIRNIVKTHEPQEVHELALQFDWMFSLEKGLSALDGLFWVCRPKYVYAHWDDDVRENEAMKFLYETLMFRKIQDRFHDSQLSKIWLHDLKEVNVEVFDMGTYVIVDRIVFTERGMKEQQQQEDLDWENFLSLLRNNGIRERIVCFKLEFRTHDIPQEVKRLKMQNLKLDQQQKL